ATCTATATGATGTTTCGTATAAGCAACATACTGGTGGGACTCCTCAACTGTTGCACCCTACTGATCGGCCTCGTGGCAATCTCCACCTCCATATTCTTCCGTTTCTCTGGTGATGCCACCGAGTGCCAACGAGTTCTACAAGACCCTCTCCTCATCCTCGGCCTCGTCATCTTCGTCATCTCCCTCCTCGGAGTTGTCGGCTCCTGCTTCAGGCTCAACTCTGTCATTTACCTCtatttgttcttcatgttcctcGTCATCATTGGGCTCATCTGCTTCACGGTGTTCACGCTATTGGTGACGAACAGAGGGGTGGGCTATGCAGTGTCAGGACATGGGCATAAGGAGTATCGGCTGGCGGACTTCACCCACTGGCTGCAACGCTACGTGCTGAACACCAACAACTGGGATAAGATTAGGAGTTGTTTAGTTGATGCCAGGATTTGCCAAAGACTTGAAGACGACATCCATCAAAAGACATCGTTTGGGTATTACATAAAAAGCATGTCTCCAATACAGGTACTTGATTTCTGTAAACTTTCCAAGGTTAAAAAAACATTATCATCATATCTATTGATGTGTTTGCTTCAATATTGCTACCATCTGCCATTGATACGGTTAgcagtatcattaattttatggGCCATTAATGTGTTACTAACAGCAATTGATACAGTCATAAAACTTTTCAAAATGTGCATAATCGtcactaccaaaaaaaaaatcaactttttgtgatcaaaattttacaactaaaAAGACTATTTCTGACGAAAAAAACCCACTTTTCTTTTAGTGCGTGTCATGTTTGAGTATTTTCAAACACTTTCTTTTAGGGTCTCCTCTGTAACAAGTTACAACCTTTTTGTGTAGTTATTATAGTCTTTGATCTTTTCTAAACATGTTGAATATTGAtgttcttttctcattttttttttccctaagtCCGGTTGCTGCAAGCCGCCATTATATTGTGGATTCATATACAAAAACGCAACTTTCTGGGAAATACCAAAATCTGGGCCACTCGTACCAGACAGTGATTGCACGACATGGGGCAATGACGAGGAGAAGCTATGTTACAATTGC
This is a stretch of genomic DNA from Carya illinoinensis cultivar Pawnee chromosome 15, C.illinoinensisPawnee_v1, whole genome shotgun sequence. It encodes these proteins:
- the LOC122297365 gene encoding tetraspanin-11, giving the protein MMFRISNILVGLLNCCTLLIGLVAISTSIFFRFSGDATECQRVLQDPLLILGLVIFVISLLGVVGSCFRLNSVIYLYLFFMFLVIIGLICFTVFTLLVTNRGVGYAVSGHGHKEYRLADFTHWLQRYVLNTNNWDKIRSCLVDARICQRLEDDIHQKTSFGYYIKSMSPIQSGCCKPPLYCGFIYKNATFWEIPKSGPLVPDSDCTTWGNDEEKLCYNCKSCKVGVLDNIRKEWRYLAIINSCVLVFIILIYCIGCCAIKRHEHSKLNYIRYKGQPA